From the genome of Nicotiana sylvestris chromosome 2, ASM39365v2, whole genome shotgun sequence, one region includes:
- the LOC138885799 gene encoding uncharacterized protein, whose protein sequence is MANVVADALSKKAENMGSLAFILAAERPLALDIQSLANRLVRLDLLEPSRVLACVVAQSSLLGQIKARQFDDPHLAVLRETVLQGGTKEVSIGEDDALRLQGRLCVPNVDGMRETILEDAHSLRYSIHPGVTKMYCNLRKHYWWRRMKKDIVEYVARCLNCQQVKYEHQRPGGLLQQMSIPEWKC, encoded by the coding sequence AtggcaaatgtggtcgcggatgccttgagCAAAAAGGCGGAGaatatgggtagtttggcattcattctagcagcggagaggccactagctttggacattcagtccttggctaacagacttgttaGGTTGGACCTTTTAGAGCCTAGCCGAGTTCTAGCATGTgtggttgctcagtcttcattattggggcagatcaaggcccgacagttcgatgatccacatttggcggttCTTAGAGAGACGGTACTTCAAGGAGGtaccaaggaggtttctattggtgaGGATGATGCTTTGCGGCTTCAGGgccgtctatgtgttcctaatgttgatggtatGAGGGAGACGATTCTAGAAGATGCtcacagtttgcggtattccattcatccgggtgtcacAAAAATGTATTGTAACTTGAGGAAGCATTactggtggcggagaatgaaaaaagacatagtggagtatgtagctagatgtttgaattgccagcaggtcaagtatgaacaccagagaccgggtggcctacttcagcagatgtctATCCCTGAGTGGAAATGTTAG